A window of the Alphaproteobacteria bacterium genome harbors these coding sequences:
- the dprA gene encoding DNA-processing protein DprA, whose translation MPHFKNKIELSEKEKLEWLKLIRTENVGPITFYKLIDNFGSAKKALEEIPNIAKRGGKLSKVKIPSDKEVLDEYKRLKKLGGEIVCACEPQYSEALLACDDCPPVLMCLGDTSLLNKKNIAVIGNRNPTIVSKNMARRISMDLGEKGFVIASGLASGIDTCAHEGGLANGTIAVLGGGVDVIYPKENLNIYNEIKTKGLIISEVPMGTQPIARHFPKRNRIVAGLSRATVVIEAKLQSGSLITAKQALDYGRDVMAVPGHPMEPKAKGTNSLIQRQGANLVTSANDIIEAMDKMIKPLFKEEDLLSFDFEPIQTKEVNIEDLDETKDILLNEYINYVPIEINSIISDSKMPVNLILTALLDLELAGRIETHSGNKVSLLS comes from the coding sequence ATGCCACATTTTAAGAATAAGATAGAGTTAAGCGAAAAAGAAAAACTAGAGTGGTTAAAATTAATAAGAACAGAGAATGTTGGCCCGATAACCTTTTATAAATTAATAGATAATTTTGGATCTGCAAAGAAAGCTTTAGAAGAAATTCCTAACATAGCTAAAAGAGGTGGAAAATTATCAAAAGTAAAAATACCTAGCGATAAAGAAGTGCTAGATGAATATAAAAGGCTAAAGAAACTAGGAGGAGAAATAGTTTGTGCTTGCGAGCCTCAGTATTCAGAAGCTTTACTTGCATGTGATGACTGCCCTCCTGTTTTAATGTGCTTAGGAGACACATCTTTATTAAATAAGAAAAACATAGCTGTAATTGGGAATAGAAACCCTACAATAGTATCTAAAAATATGGCAAGAAGAATATCTATGGACTTAGGTGAAAAAGGTTTTGTTATTGCCTCAGGGTTAGCTAGTGGCATAGATACATGTGCTCATGAAGGAGGCTTAGCTAACGGAACTATAGCCGTTCTTGGAGGTGGAGTCGATGTAATTTATCCTAAGGAAAACCTTAACATTTATAACGAAATTAAAACTAAAGGATTAATTATATCAGAAGTTCCTATGGGTACACAACCTATAGCAAGACACTTCCCTAAAAGAAATCGTATCGTTGCAGGCTTATCTAGAGCAACAGTTGTAATTGAAGCTAAATTACAATCAGGCTCTCTAATAACAGCAAAACAAGCTCTTGATTATGGTAGAGATGTAATGGCAGTCCCTGGTCATCCAATGGAACCTAAAGCAAAAGGCACTAACAGCCTAATTCAGAGACAAGGAGCAAACTTAGTAACCTCTGCTAATGATATTATTGAAGCAATGGACAAAATGATAAAACCTCTATTTAAAGAGGAGGACTTACTTTCATTTGATTTTGAGCCCATACAAACAAAAGAAGTAAATATTGAAGATTTAGATGAAACTAAAGATATTTTATTAAATGAATATATAAATTATGTACCTATAGAAATAAACTCTATAATTTCTGATAGCAAAATGCCTGTTAACCTAATATTAACAGCTCTTTTAGATTTAGAGCTTGCGGG
- the plsY gene encoding glycerol-3-phosphate 1-O-acyltransferase PlsY: protein MNEITQYLILTLLGYAFGSIPFGLIFAKLLGHGDIRKIGSGNIGATNALRTGSKKLALLTLICDMLKGVAPVLIAKSCCPEYIIIAGIGAIIGHCFPIWLRFKGGKGVATTLGVLLAISPILGLLVCLTWLVVAITFKISSLSALVAILLAPIYNFFLLDEKSAILAMGITIIVWLRHKDNIIRIIKREEKKIGKK from the coding sequence ATGAATGAAATTACTCAATATTTAATACTGACTTTACTTGGATATGCTTTTGGTAGCATACCATTTGGTTTAATATTTGCTAAGCTTTTAGGTCACGGAGATATAAGAAAAATTGGATCTGGAAATATTGGAGCAACAAATGCTCTAAGAACAGGAAGTAAAAAGCTAGCTTTACTAACTTTAATATGTGATATGTTAAAAGGTGTTGCTCCAGTATTAATAGCTAAGTCCTGTTGTCCTGAATATATTATTATAGCTGGTATCGGAGCGATTATTGGACACTGTTTCCCTATCTGGTTGAGATTCAAAGGGGGAAAAGGTGTTGCAACAACACTTGGTGTTTTACTTGCTATTTCTCCAATATTAGGTTTATTAGTTTGTTTAACTTGGTTAGTTGTAGCTATTACTTTTAAAATCTCATCATTGTCTGCTTTAGTTGCTATTTTATTAGCACCTATTTATAATTTTTTCCTATTAGATGAAAAAAGTGCAATTTTAGCAATGGGAATAACTATTATAGTTTGGCTAAGACATAAAGATAACATCATTAGAATAATAAAAAGAGAAGAGAAAAAGATAGGTAAAAAATAA